One Tamlana carrageenivorans genomic region harbors:
- a CDS encoding DUF58 domain-containing protein → MKSSKADKNPNVFLTLEHLLKFELISSIINLGSGKQKSNSVLSGRYASRLRGRGLDFEESRPYVLGDDIRNIDWNVTAKTGKTHTKVFTEEKEKPAFIYVDQSASMGFGSTKKTKSVVAGELASILAHKIKKGGDRVGGMVNSGKTYDVVTPKRDPRNIIYFLQKIVDANHKIYQPEPFEFESTLTEIISKINNIVTHDYVVYIISDFRRYSASVVQYLSQLALHNDIVLIKVYDELEEHIPEEKLTITNTKYQINLNGKNKKLNNTLSKSFEDDYKAFKSELEKYQINIFKVNTHEPVEDQLIEVFSNYKTNAAR, encoded by the coding sequence ATGAAATCGTCCAAGGCTGATAAAAATCCGAATGTATTTCTTACCCTCGAACACCTATTAAAGTTCGAACTTATAAGTTCTATCATTAATCTAGGTTCAGGAAAGCAAAAATCAAACAGTGTTTTATCAGGACGTTATGCCTCAAGATTACGTGGCCGCGGATTGGATTTCGAAGAATCGAGACCTTATGTTTTAGGCGATGATATAAGAAATATAGACTGGAATGTTACCGCAAAAACAGGGAAAACACACACCAAAGTATTCACCGAAGAAAAAGAGAAACCTGCTTTCATCTATGTAGACCAATCGGCTAGTATGGGTTTTGGATCTACCAAAAAGACCAAATCTGTTGTTGCTGGCGAACTGGCTTCTATTTTAGCTCATAAAATAAAAAAAGGGGGCGATCGTGTTGGCGGTATGGTCAATTCAGGAAAAACATACGATGTCGTTACCCCGAAAAGAGATCCGAGAAACATCATTTATTTTTTACAAAAAATAGTTGACGCCAATCATAAGATATACCAACCTGAACCTTTTGAATTTGAAAGTACCCTAACCGAAATCATTTCAAAAATAAATAACATTGTAACCCACGATTATGTGGTTTATATCATTAGCGATTTCCGAAGGTACAGTGCTTCAGTGGTGCAATACCTAAGTCAGCTAGCGCTTCATAACGATATAGTACTCATAAAGGTATATGATGAACTTGAAGAGCATATTCCTGAAGAAAAGCTGACCATTACCAATACCAAATATCAAATTAACCTTAACGGAAAAAACAAAAAATTAAATAATACGCTTAGTAAGTCCTTTGAAGACGATTATAAAGCCTTCAAATCAGAACTCGAAAAATATCAAATTAATATTTTCAAAGTAAACACCCATGAACCTGTAGAAGACCAACTCATTGAGGTTTTTAGTAATTATAAAACGAATGCAGCAAGATAA
- a CDS encoding DUF4381 domain-containing protein, whose product MQQDNNITLSPVIEAPPIPFTMETLGWKIVFFVLALCLLYVVYKFYLKYKHNAYRRAAVSQIEALKSQNTIGNDTLIPQIMFVIKQTALQTYDRKEVAALHGESWLNFLDEKLKKPFYTNHSKVITDAIYKNELKNADSFNFNEFAETSITWIKKHA is encoded by the coding sequence ATGCAGCAAGATAATAACATCACTTTAAGTCCGGTTATAGAAGCACCACCAATTCCATTCACTATGGAAACTTTGGGTTGGAAAATTGTGTTTTTCGTACTAGCGCTGTGTTTACTTTATGTGGTTTACAAATTCTATTTAAAATACAAACACAACGCCTACCGAAGAGCAGCCGTTTCTCAAATAGAAGCCTTAAAATCTCAAAACACCATAGGAAACGATACGTTAATTCCTCAAATTATGTTTGTCATCAAACAAACAGCCTTACAAACATATGATAGAAAAGAGGTCGCTGCTTTACACGGCGAATCTTGGCTTAACTTTTTAGATGAAAAACTTAAAAAACCTTTTTACACCAATCATAGCAAAGTCATCACTGATGCGATATATAAAAATGAATTAAAAAATGCCGATTCGTTTAATTTCAATGAATTTGCTGAAACCAGTATAACTTGGATTAAAAAACATGCCTGA
- a CDS encoding AAA family ATPase has product MTPFESVSTLKEQMSKSIIGQAKLIDTIILVLLADGNMLLEGLPGLAKTRAINALSKNLDCGLSRIQFTPDLLPSDITGTEIYLPNETEKFMFQQGPIFSNLILADEINRAPAKVQSALLEAMEERQVTVSGKTYKMEDLFMVMATQNPIEQEGTYPLPEAQMDRFLVHTIIDYPDDDAELEIMRLNKREAAPETTKEVLKTIPQQAIFNARKEISKIKVSEDMEKYMVSLISASRYPDKYDAELDKLIDFGASPRGTIALDRCSRVHAWMENRDFVTPEDIHSVIKDVLRHRIAISYKGRAEGVSTDQIIDKLIEVVAVVA; this is encoded by the coding sequence ATGACGCCATTTGAATCTGTTTCTACTTTAAAAGAACAAATGTCCAAATCGATCATCGGACAAGCAAAGTTAATTGACACCATCATATTAGTTTTACTTGCCGATGGTAATATGCTGTTAGAAGGATTACCTGGTTTAGCAAAAACAAGAGCGATAAACGCGCTATCCAAAAACTTAGATTGCGGTTTAAGCCGTATACAATTCACACCCGATTTATTACCATCGGACATTACAGGAACTGAAATTTATCTTCCTAATGAAACTGAAAAATTCATGTTTCAACAAGGCCCTATTTTCAGTAATTTAATTTTGGCTGATGAAATTAATAGAGCGCCAGCGAAAGTACAATCGGCATTATTAGAAGCTATGGAAGAACGCCAAGTCACCGTTTCTGGGAAAACCTATAAAATGGAAGACCTATTTATGGTTATGGCGACGCAAAACCCTATCGAACAGGAAGGGACTTACCCCCTACCTGAAGCTCAAATGGATCGTTTTTTAGTACATACAATTATTGATTATCCAGATGATGATGCCGAACTAGAAATCATGCGCCTCAATAAAAGAGAAGCGGCTCCCGAAACCACTAAAGAAGTTTTAAAAACCATTCCGCAACAGGCCATTTTTAATGCTCGAAAAGAAATATCAAAAATTAAGGTTTCTGAAGACATGGAAAAATATATGGTGAGCTTGATTTCTGCCAGCCGATACCCTGATAAATATGATGCCGAATTGGATAAACTTATTGATTTCGGCGCAAGCCCAAGAGGCACCATTGCTTTAGATCGCTGTAGCCGGGTTCATGCTTGGATGGAAAATCGTGATTTTGTGACACCTGAAGATATTCATAGTGTCATTAAAGATGTATTACGCCACCGTATCGCCATTAGCTACAAAGGAAGAGCTGAAGGTGTTTCTACCGATCAAATTATCGATAAACTAATAGAAGTTGTGGCTGTTGTAGCTTAA